The Terriglobus tenax genome contains a region encoding:
- a CDS encoding sensor histidine kinase: MLALLRAHQLIALLLFLIFPLQITAQGFSNIYHRGWTTRDGVPDSMWGLTQTTDGFLWIASDTGLYRFDGIHFLRYSASVHKLVSDQVVSVYGASNGDLWVGYQFGGASRIRSGVVTNFPREGALRGTVLGFAETPDHTIWVGTASGLFRMEHDVPVAPTPAAQYHVAPAFQLRVDRDGTLWVGSDKHSMQCLMSGKETFEQLPEDFGFNSVFRDNQNFWWSSGSSVRYLDRSSDGKWAVAQSKLGNKVSAMAMDRNGDMWWGTEQDGLFITPSSFLSDPKKLTSASAASFTRADGLTRNSVQGLFADREGGMWVRTQKGLDYFRRSRFTNIPFPAAVPNAVMANLHDGSMLFGSSGGNDDAVYRFHGGELSVDPHLRGAVTTAYYDTPGSIWIGYDAKVVHWLNGQSTTFLLPPDSRGIKRDVQAIRYDHAGRLWVAANGEPPFLLEGSHWSQPPSLIEKRFTAPLSILAARDGSMWFGFPNRLMILSQGKVYRFDEQSGLHTGSVAAMFERGDHIWIVGSQGVQFVRGGRLHDLHLQATEDPSGASGVYETSKGALWINSRAGAITLAADQVTRLLQHPERPADYRILDALDNFPGAPTVIRPLPSLVADDNERLYFAARDSVAWIDPEQSEPESRPPGIKIDQMTVDGRLMDTTGIIKTIQKPSSISFAFSVGTLLFPERTKVRYKLEGFESGWHETETTREALYSQLPAGNFTFVVEAVNGQGIHSTTPAMVSFVVPPTFFQSIWFRGLCVVAGLLMVRLLYYARVHYLLEKAEQRHALQREERARIARDLHDTFFPSVHGIFLQVQATTRSITAPETARHSLEKLLDESDDVMEAGRRLIFELRSPIDEDNALEKRLTACGEELSREYGIAFNVLAEGQSISLQLTIAQEIFIILQEAMRNAFRHSKASAIHLVIAHDPAELRLELSDNGRGIPVDILHAGSADGHWGLPGMRERAAAINAKFTLQSETDSGTRISLEIPARIAYQR, from the coding sequence ATGCTGGCCCTGTTGCGGGCGCATCAACTCATTGCTCTACTTCTCTTCCTGATTTTCCCACTCCAAATAACAGCACAGGGCTTTTCCAACATCTACCATCGCGGATGGACAACTCGTGACGGAGTTCCGGATAGCATGTGGGGCCTCACGCAAACAACGGATGGGTTCCTCTGGATTGCCAGCGATACAGGTTTATACCGTTTCGACGGAATTCACTTCCTCCGCTATTCGGCGTCGGTTCACAAGCTTGTCTCCGACCAGGTTGTGTCGGTCTATGGCGCATCGAATGGAGATCTCTGGGTTGGGTATCAGTTCGGCGGGGCCAGCCGCATTCGCTCTGGTGTTGTCACCAATTTCCCGCGAGAAGGCGCCCTTCGTGGAACGGTTCTCGGCTTTGCTGAAACGCCCGATCATACCATTTGGGTAGGAACAGCCTCTGGCCTTTTTCGCATGGAACATGATGTTCCTGTTGCACCTACGCCAGCGGCGCAATACCACGTTGCACCCGCGTTTCAATTGCGCGTCGACCGGGATGGAACGCTTTGGGTAGGCTCTGACAAACACTCCATGCAATGCCTGATGTCGGGCAAAGAAACATTTGAGCAGCTTCCCGAGGACTTTGGCTTCAATAGCGTTTTTCGTGACAACCAGAACTTCTGGTGGAGTTCCGGTTCATCGGTGCGTTACCTGGACCGCAGCAGCGATGGTAAGTGGGCCGTGGCACAAAGCAAACTCGGGAACAAGGTCAGCGCCATGGCGATGGATCGCAATGGCGACATGTGGTGGGGGACCGAGCAGGACGGCCTGTTTATAACCCCGTCATCTTTCTTGTCTGATCCGAAGAAGCTGACCAGCGCGAGCGCCGCATCGTTCACGCGAGCAGATGGGTTGACGCGGAACAGCGTCCAAGGTCTGTTTGCAGACCGCGAAGGAGGCATGTGGGTCAGAACGCAGAAGGGGCTTGATTACTTCCGTCGCTCACGCTTCACCAACATTCCCTTCCCTGCGGCTGTTCCGAACGCTGTGATGGCGAACCTGCATGATGGCAGCATGCTATTTGGGTCTTCAGGTGGGAATGACGATGCGGTATACCGGTTTCATGGCGGCGAACTTTCGGTCGATCCACATCTTAGAGGGGCTGTAACCACGGCTTACTACGACACTCCCGGAAGCATCTGGATTGGATACGACGCGAAGGTTGTGCACTGGCTCAACGGACAAAGTACAACCTTCCTTCTGCCGCCCGACTCCCGTGGAATCAAACGCGATGTACAAGCAATTCGCTACGACCATGCAGGACGCCTATGGGTAGCCGCAAACGGAGAACCACCATTCCTCCTGGAAGGTTCACATTGGTCACAACCGCCTTCGCTCATTGAAAAACGGTTCACTGCACCGCTCAGCATACTTGCCGCGCGCGATGGGAGCATGTGGTTTGGCTTTCCGAACCGGCTGATGATCCTGTCTCAAGGCAAGGTCTATCGCTTCGATGAACAATCAGGCCTGCATACCGGTTCCGTTGCGGCGATGTTCGAACGCGGAGACCACATCTGGATTGTTGGCAGCCAGGGTGTCCAGTTCGTACGAGGTGGCCGCCTCCATGATCTTCACCTGCAGGCAACCGAGGATCCCAGTGGAGCCTCTGGCGTATACGAGACTTCGAAAGGAGCGCTCTGGATCAACTCCAGAGCTGGCGCAATTACACTTGCAGCCGATCAAGTCACAAGACTCCTGCAACATCCGGAGCGTCCGGCGGACTATCGCATTCTGGACGCTCTCGATAATTTCCCTGGAGCACCCACCGTCATCCGACCGCTGCCGAGTCTGGTTGCCGACGACAACGAGCGGCTCTACTTTGCGGCGCGTGATTCCGTAGCCTGGATTGATCCTGAACAAAGCGAACCAGAAAGCCGTCCCCCGGGAATAAAGATTGACCAGATGACCGTCGATGGCAGGTTGATGGATACCACGGGCATCATCAAAACCATACAAAAACCTTCATCGATCAGCTTCGCGTTCTCTGTCGGCACACTTCTGTTTCCGGAACGGACAAAGGTGCGTTACAAGCTGGAAGGCTTTGAGTCTGGTTGGCATGAAACAGAAACCACACGAGAAGCCCTGTATTCACAACTGCCTGCGGGTAACTTTACATTCGTGGTGGAAGCCGTCAATGGCCAGGGAATCCACAGCACCACACCTGCAATGGTCTCTTTCGTGGTGCCTCCCACATTCTTCCAGAGCATCTGGTTTCGGGGACTCTGCGTCGTTGCAGGGCTGCTGATGGTACGGCTGCTTTATTACGCCCGGGTCCATTACCTGCTTGAGAAGGCAGAACAGCGCCACGCGCTGCAGCGAGAAGAACGAGCACGCATCGCGCGCGATCTCCACGACACCTTCTTCCCGTCGGTCCACGGAATTTTCCTGCAGGTTCAGGCAACAACGAGGAGCATTACAGCACCAGAGACCGCAAGGCACTCCCTGGAGAAGTTACTTGACGAATCGGACGATGTGATGGAGGCAGGCCGTCGACTGATCTTCGAGCTTCGAAGCCCCATCGATGAAGACAACGCGCTCGAAAAACGTCTTACCGCGTGCGGAGAGGAACTAAGCCGAGAATACGGCATTGCATTCAATGTCCTTGCAGAGGGCCAATCCATCAGCCTGCAACTCACCATCGCCCAGGAGATCTTCATTATTCTCCAGGAGGCGATGAGAAATGCCTTCCGACACAGCAAGGCATCGGCTATCCATCTCGTGATTGCTCATGACCCGGCGGAACTACGGCTTGAGTTGAGCGATAACGGGAGAGGAATTCCAGTAGACATTTTGCATGCGGGCAGCGCCGATGGACATTGGGGGCTTCCTGGAATGCGGGAACGCGCCGCAGCAATCAATGCAAAGTTCACGCTGCAAAGCGAAACGGACAGCGGGACCAGGATCAGCCTGGAGATTCCTGCCCGCATCGCCTATCAGCGATAA
- a CDS encoding dihydrolipoyl dehydrogenase family protein encodes MENKRYDALIVGCGEAGKYLAWHLARQGQSVVVVERSLVGGACPNIACLPSKNVIHSAKVIDLVRRGKTYGADVESWRVNVAAVRRRKQEMIDGLVQMHYDKFAASGAELLMGEASFIGDRTLKVILLSGQEVHLEGKQVFLNTGSRAAIPAIPGLAESNPMTHVDALRLEDSPSHLLILGGGYIGLELAQAFQRMGTAVTVIQDKNRLLPHEDADVSAAVLELMQDEGVDVRLGCVVRSVSGRSGDAVEVQLNGCDGDTMLKASHILVATGRLPNTERLNLEAGGVAVTDRGFIRVDDTLRTSAEGVWAMGDCSGSPFFTHVSYDDFRVVRDNLAGKIRTTTGRLIPFTLFTDPELARVGLNETEAQAQGLRYRIATLPMMGVLRTRTLGETRGFLKALIADDDTILGFTAFSVGAGELASAVQLVMLGKLPYTLVANAIITHPTLAEGLMYLFASVPARDA; translated from the coding sequence ATGGAAAACAAACGGTATGACGCACTCATCGTTGGATGTGGTGAAGCGGGGAAGTATCTTGCCTGGCACCTGGCACGCCAGGGACAGTCGGTGGTGGTGGTGGAGCGTTCACTGGTGGGAGGTGCGTGCCCAAACATTGCCTGTCTTCCAAGCAAGAACGTTATCCACTCAGCAAAGGTGATTGACCTGGTACGCAGGGGAAAGACCTACGGCGCGGATGTTGAATCGTGGCGGGTGAACGTTGCTGCGGTAAGGCGCCGCAAGCAGGAAATGATTGATGGACTTGTGCAGATGCACTATGACAAGTTCGCCGCGAGCGGCGCCGAACTATTGATGGGCGAAGCTTCTTTCATTGGAGATCGGACGCTGAAGGTGATCCTGCTCTCAGGCCAGGAGGTGCATCTTGAAGGAAAACAGGTCTTCCTGAATACAGGAAGCAGGGCCGCGATTCCGGCGATACCGGGACTTGCTGAATCAAATCCTATGACCCACGTCGATGCGCTTCGGCTTGAAGATTCTCCATCGCATCTGCTCATCCTGGGCGGAGGGTATATCGGCCTGGAGCTGGCACAGGCCTTTCAGCGCATGGGAACCGCCGTCACTGTGATCCAGGATAAGAACCGTCTGCTTCCACATGAGGATGCGGATGTCTCCGCAGCCGTATTGGAGCTGATGCAAGACGAGGGAGTTGACGTCCGACTAGGGTGCGTCGTTCGCTCCGTGAGCGGCCGCTCCGGAGATGCTGTCGAGGTACAACTCAACGGGTGCGACGGCGACACCATGTTGAAAGCAAGTCATATCCTTGTTGCGACGGGACGGCTGCCGAATACTGAGCGGCTAAACCTTGAGGCAGGCGGTGTTGCTGTAACAGATCGCGGTTTCATTCGCGTTGACGATACCTTACGTACCAGCGCGGAAGGTGTTTGGGCCATGGGGGACTGCTCCGGCAGCCCCTTCTTCACGCACGTGTCCTACGATGACTTCCGCGTAGTTCGCGATAATCTTGCTGGGAAAATACGTACCACAACAGGGCGGCTGATTCCTTTTACGTTGTTCACCGATCCTGAGCTGGCCCGTGTTGGGCTGAATGAGACGGAGGCACAGGCACAAGGGTTGCGTTATCGCATTGCCACCCTACCGATGATGGGAGTTCTTCGCACACGTACGTTGGGGGAGACGCGCGGCTTCTTGAAAGCGCTAATTGCAGACGACGATACGATACTCGGCTTTACTGCGTTTAGTGTAGGAGCAGGTGAGCTTGCCTCTGCCGTACAGCTCGTCATGCTCGGAAAGTTGCCATACACGCTTGTAGCCAACGCTATCATCACTCATCCAACACTCGCCGAAGGGCTCATGTATTTGTTTGCTTCGGTCCCGGCGCGGGATGCGTAG
- a CDS encoding zinc-dependent alcohol dehydrogenase family protein, which produces MTADLTMQALVVDSFETGLFRLAQVPRPQIGDHDVLVRVIASGVNPIDSKIRTGKAPHGGMTAPCILGTDMAGIVEEVGIGVSEFEVGDQVYGLAGGAGGEQGSLAQYMAVDADLLAPKPKNLSLHEAAAVPLVALTAYEGLADRAQVQAGDRVLVTGGAGGVGHMAVQIAASAGAQVYATVSAGKAEIVRGYGATPIDRDEPVTEYVQRITEGVGFDLAFDTVGGKPLDDCMSAIRNYGRVASCYGWGAHDLKSLSRHGATYSGVFVLLPLITGERRGHHGWILREITRLIETGQLKPMVDDRRFTFANALEAHELVESGKSSGKVVIDVQPE; this is translated from the coding sequence GTGACCGCAGACCTCACCATGCAAGCCCTTGTCGTCGATAGCTTTGAAACCGGCCTCTTCCGCCTCGCCCAAGTCCCCAGGCCGCAGATCGGCGACCACGATGTGCTCGTCCGCGTCATCGCCAGCGGCGTCAACCCCATTGACAGCAAGATCCGCACCGGCAAGGCTCCGCACGGCGGCATGACCGCGCCCTGCATCCTCGGTACGGACATGGCAGGCATCGTCGAAGAGGTCGGCATCGGCGTCAGCGAGTTCGAAGTGGGCGACCAGGTCTACGGTCTCGCCGGCGGCGCCGGAGGCGAACAAGGCTCGCTGGCGCAGTACATGGCCGTGGACGCCGACCTGCTCGCGCCCAAGCCGAAGAACCTCTCCCTGCACGAGGCCGCGGCCGTCCCTTTGGTCGCACTCACCGCCTACGAAGGCCTTGCCGACCGTGCTCAGGTGCAGGCAGGTGACCGCGTTCTTGTGACCGGAGGAGCAGGCGGCGTAGGACACATGGCGGTGCAGATCGCCGCCTCCGCCGGTGCCCAGGTCTACGCAACCGTATCAGCCGGTAAAGCAGAGATCGTGCGCGGTTACGGCGCCACTCCCATCGACCGCGACGAACCGGTCACAGAGTATGTGCAGCGCATCACGGAGGGCGTCGGCTTTGACCTGGCGTTTGACACCGTGGGCGGCAAGCCCCTGGACGATTGCATGTCGGCCATCCGCAACTACGGCCGCGTGGCCAGTTGCTACGGCTGGGGAGCGCACGACCTGAAATCGCTCTCGCGCCACGGAGCAACGTATTCCGGTGTCTTCGTCCTCCTGCCGCTCATCACCGGCGAACGCCGCGGTCACCACGGCTGGATCCTGCGCGAGATCACCCGCCTCATCGAAACCGGCCAGCTCAAACCCATGGTCGACGACCGCCGCTTCACCTTCGCCAACGCTCTGGAAGCCCACGAACTGGTGGAGAGCGGTAAGTCCAGCGGCAAAGTCGTCATCGACGTGCAGCCGGAGTAG
- a CDS encoding vWA domain-containing protein, producing MRWLSVALLGLVTASAVAQVEGPVTTSALVRVEDKRGPEAPRVQASEVTIKLGDADRRVTGWQPVLGGSGQGQGTGVELAILIDDGLQTGFGRMLSDLQSFIQSLPPDVAVTVGYMQNGRVVAEQEGFTTEHDDAAKALRLPRGMPGVSASPYFCLSDFVKHWQPSGKARIALMITSGVDPYNGSTSPMNQYSPYVETAKADAQRAGVAVYSIYYTGAALRGGQAAFSGQNYLTDLAASTGARSYYIGTGNPVSFRPFLKQFTDALYQTYRVQFDGGGKGLQRFKASAKGVKLTGPQMVLAGAH from the coding sequence ATGCGTTGGCTGAGTGTTGCTCTTTTAGGATTGGTGACCGCTTCGGCGGTCGCACAGGTGGAGGGGCCCGTCACGACCTCCGCCCTGGTTCGTGTGGAAGATAAGCGTGGCCCGGAGGCTCCGCGGGTGCAGGCATCCGAGGTGACCATCAAGCTGGGGGATGCCGACCGCCGCGTGACCGGCTGGCAGCCCGTCCTCGGCGGCTCCGGCCAGGGGCAGGGAACCGGTGTCGAACTCGCCATCCTGATTGACGATGGCCTGCAGACAGGCTTCGGCCGTATGCTCAGCGACCTGCAGAGCTTCATCCAGTCCCTGCCGCCAGACGTTGCCGTAACCGTCGGCTATATGCAGAACGGCCGTGTCGTGGCAGAACAGGAAGGCTTCACCACGGAGCACGATGATGCCGCCAAGGCATTGCGGCTTCCCCGGGGAATGCCCGGCGTCAGTGCCAGCCCCTACTTCTGCCTCTCGGATTTCGTGAAACACTGGCAGCCCAGCGGCAAGGCCCGCATTGCGCTCATGATCACCAGCGGCGTTGACCCCTACAACGGCAGCACCAGCCCCATGAACCAGTACAGCCCCTACGTGGAGACGGCCAAGGCCGATGCTCAGCGCGCCGGCGTCGCCGTCTACTCCATCTACTACACCGGAGCGGCCCTGCGCGGCGGCCAGGCCGCCTTCAGCGGGCAGAACTACCTGACCGACCTTGCTGCCTCCACCGGAGCGCGTTCCTACTACATCGGCACCGGCAACCCGGTCAGCTTTCGCCCGTTTCTCAAGCAGTTTACCGATGCGCTCTACCAGACCTACCGTGTCCAGTTCGACGGCGGCGGCAAAGGACTGCAGCGCTTCAAGGCATCAGCCAAAGGCGTCAAGCTGACCGGCCCGCAAATGGTGCTTGCCGGAGCACACTAA
- a CDS encoding TonB-dependent receptor, translated as MRITRFFRSIFVPILVLLIAIPLSAQTYRGGIGGTVTDATGAVVSHAKVTLTNSGTGATRETETTSAGTFVFQDLDVATYSLAVSASGFGETTLKNVSVNPGAVTPVEPKLSVTGATETVDVSADTTSTIQTLSSANNAVIGSKAVSEIPLNGRDFTQLIKLAPGVNGAGSVNGTRTNQNNYQLDGADSNDIWQNNTAANQGGVGPIAGVTIPVEAIDQFAVQSSGNADAGRNPGGTISLSVKTGTNNFHGSAYFYIRNEFFAARDFFQADNTRKQKTRNQQFGGSLGGPIMKDKLFFFVNYERQKYVIQLPSSNATEPGAAYVAKATQLLTRHGFSVNPLSVNLLNNLWMGGNAPGLAASPNNYVETHPRVGYSDNAIGNLNYIISPKQTLRLQAFVGTGRQVEPGGSTYWYFQAAPDITQNFSAAHNWSITDHFSNQLLAAVGVFNQTFNDNRHDFNMPALGLNTGVTNPSLFGAPTITIGSTFDSVGATQALGRKDYTGHITDAATWIHGKHQIRFGGEYRRNYMDLQYQANTRGTFSFPGTASANMTLAAGQTPYTSNSSNATSLASDVDITNNQAEILALADYLAGNFSSASFIAGNLRRDLYRTDLAFFISDQFKITQNLTLNYGVRHEYTGALSSTGPISVWRPGTSGADANGLVRVGNSGLPSLYNPGKLHFAPRVGFNYSPTDKLAIRGSWGLYFDAPPFNGFGDSAPGFTGATARGIQANPIAGLRNVSLTNVTQWQTNQAVFPANSSLSQFGLFSVDPNLKMAYAQNFGLTTEYQLSKRNVVTVAYAGSLGTHLYTMLDANQAAPWNTTQANVGTTVCNVASAVANGTCLQRRRPYYSTLPQVGAVVQVSSNAASNYHSLQTSLKSSNFHGITSQISWTYGHSLDNGSAFRSTGPIDSTNLRLDYGHSTFDVRHTINGYAVYEIPGSHVMPVLSKGWQVTGFMTYYTGTPFSITVGDTTGIGMAKDRVNYNGGKLKTGSSDVTLRSGTTTKIVQWWVPLSQTPFSAPAAGSHGNTARDQFRGPNFFTLDASLVKNTKIREGISLQLRAEMFNVLNHMNMANPTTTYNSANFGQVTAGRYSTAISSGAPFNVQFAGKLIF; from the coding sequence ATGCGCATTACCCGCTTCTTCCGAAGCATCTTCGTACCCATCCTCGTGTTGCTGATTGCAATTCCGCTCTCAGCGCAGACCTATCGTGGCGGTATCGGTGGAACCGTAACCGACGCCACCGGCGCTGTGGTTTCTCACGCAAAGGTCACGCTGACGAACAGCGGTACCGGTGCTACCCGTGAGACGGAAACCACCTCGGCCGGAACCTTCGTCTTTCAGGATCTCGATGTTGCGACCTACTCATTGGCCGTCAGCGCTTCGGGCTTTGGTGAGACTACACTGAAGAATGTCTCCGTGAACCCCGGTGCAGTCACTCCGGTGGAGCCCAAGCTGTCCGTGACGGGCGCGACGGAAACCGTTGACGTTTCGGCGGATACGACTTCCACAATTCAGACGCTGTCCTCGGCTAACAATGCTGTTATCGGCAGCAAGGCCGTATCCGAAATTCCACTGAACGGCCGCGACTTCACGCAGCTGATCAAGCTGGCTCCCGGCGTTAACGGCGCTGGTTCGGTCAATGGTACCCGTACCAACCAGAACAACTATCAGCTTGACGGCGCCGACTCGAACGACATCTGGCAGAACAACACCGCCGCCAACCAGGGTGGTGTAGGCCCCATCGCCGGCGTAACCATCCCGGTGGAAGCAATCGACCAATTCGCGGTTCAGTCCTCAGGTAACGCGGACGCGGGCCGTAACCCCGGCGGCACCATCTCGCTGAGCGTTAAGACCGGCACGAATAACTTCCACGGTTCGGCCTATTTCTATATCCGTAACGAGTTCTTCGCTGCCCGCGACTTCTTCCAGGCTGACAACACCCGTAAGCAGAAGACGCGCAACCAGCAGTTCGGCGGATCTCTCGGTGGACCGATCATGAAGGACAAGCTGTTCTTCTTCGTCAACTACGAGCGTCAGAAGTACGTTATCCAGCTTCCCAGCTCGAATGCTACCGAGCCGGGCGCAGCTTATGTTGCCAAGGCAACGCAGCTGCTGACTCGCCACGGTTTCTCCGTAAATCCTCTGTCGGTGAACCTTCTGAACAATCTCTGGATGGGTGGCAACGCTCCCGGCCTTGCTGCCAGCCCCAACAACTATGTTGAGACTCACCCCCGCGTTGGCTACAGCGATAACGCGATCGGTAACCTGAACTACATCATTTCGCCGAAGCAGACCCTGCGCTTGCAGGCCTTCGTTGGTACTGGTCGTCAGGTTGAGCCTGGTGGCAGCACCTACTGGTACTTCCAGGCTGCTCCGGATATTACCCAGAACTTCTCGGCCGCGCACAACTGGTCCATTACCGATCACTTTTCCAATCAGCTGTTGGCTGCCGTCGGCGTCTTCAACCAGACCTTCAACGACAACCGTCACGACTTCAACATGCCGGCTCTCGGCTTGAACACTGGCGTTACCAACCCGTCGCTCTTCGGCGCTCCGACCATCACCATCGGGAGCACCTTTGACAGCGTAGGCGCAACCCAGGCTCTGGGCCGCAAGGACTACACCGGTCACATCACCGATGCAGCAACCTGGATCCACGGCAAGCACCAGATTCGTTTCGGTGGTGAATATCGCCGTAACTACATGGACCTGCAGTACCAGGCCAACACCCGCGGAACCTTCAGCTTCCCGGGAACGGCATCCGCCAATATGACATTGGCTGCAGGGCAGACCCCCTACACCAGCAACTCGTCGAACGCGACATCTCTTGCGAGCGACGTCGATATCACCAACAACCAGGCGGAAATTCTGGCGCTTGCCGATTACCTTGCCGGTAACTTCAGCTCGGCGTCCTTTATTGCGGGTAACCTCCGCCGCGATCTGTATCGCACCGACCTTGCCTTCTTCATCTCGGATCAGTTCAAGATCACGCAGAACCTTACCTTGAACTACGGTGTTCGCCATGAGTACACCGGAGCACTCTCGTCGACCGGCCCCATCTCTGTATGGCGTCCCGGTACTTCCGGTGCTGATGCGAACGGTCTCGTTCGTGTTGGAAACTCCGGCCTGCCGTCGCTTTACAACCCCGGTAAGCTGCACTTCGCTCCTCGCGTTGGCTTCAACTACAGCCCGACCGATAAGCTCGCAATCCGCGGCAGCTGGGGTCTTTACTTCGATGCTCCTCCGTTCAACGGATTCGGCGACAGCGCTCCAGGATTCACCGGTGCAACCGCACGCGGCATCCAGGCAAACCCGATCGCCGGTCTTCGGAACGTGTCGCTCACCAACGTAACGCAGTGGCAGACGAATCAGGCGGTCTTCCCGGCGAACTCGAGCCTTTCGCAGTTCGGGCTGTTCTCTGTTGATCCCAACCTGAAGATGGCCTACGCCCAGAACTTCGGTCTGACGACTGAGTATCAGCTCAGCAAGCGGAATGTTGTGACTGTGGCATACGCCGGTTCTCTCGGCACTCACCTCTACACCATGTTGGATGCGAATCAGGCAGCTCCCTGGAACACCACGCAGGCAAATGTTGGCACAACGGTTTGCAACGTCGCGTCTGCTGTCGCAAACGGTACCTGCCTTCAGCGCCGTCGTCCTTACTACAGCACCCTTCCTCAGGTTGGCGCTGTGGTTCAGGTGTCGAGCAACGCTGCTTCCAACTACCACTCGCTCCAGACCAGTCTGAAGTCGAGCAACTTCCACGGAATCACCAGCCAGATCTCCTGGACCTACGGCCACTCGCTGGATAACGGTTCGGCCTTCCGCAGCACCGGCCCCATCGACTCCACGAACCTGCGTCTTGACTACGGCCATTCGACCTTTGATGTCCGTCACACCATCAACGGCTACGCTGTCTACGAGATCCCGGGATCGCACGTGATGCCGGTTCTCAGCAAGGGGTGGCAGGTCACTGGCTTTATGACCTACTACACCGGAACTCCGTTCTCCATCACCGTCGGTGACACCACCGGTATCGGCATGGCGAAGGATCGCGTCAACTACAACGGTGGAAAGCTGAAGACTGGTAGCTCTGACGTGACCCTCCGTTCTGGGACGACCACAAAGATCGTCCAATGGTGGGTTCCGCTGTCACAGACTCCGTTCAGCGCTCCGGCTGCCGGATCACACGGCAACACTGCTCGCGATCAGTTCCGCGGACCGAACTTCTTCACGCTCGATGCGTCGCTTGTGAAGAACACCAAAATCCGTGAAGGAATCAGCCTGCAGCTGCGTGCTGAGATGTTCAACGTCCTCAACCACATGAACATGGCAAACCCGACCACGACCTACAACTCGGCAAACTTCGGTCAGGTCACCGCTGGTCGTTACAGCACGGCGATCTCGTCGGGCGCTCCCTTCAACGTTCAGTTCGCTGGAAAGCTGATCTTCTAA
- a CDS encoding porin family protein has product MQLRIKFAVLAVALTLAGSSFQAKAQAIPTAQKRGDVDAFFLYGRANTDYGPVKNNVYTFGVDYMFRPIRFGQPGVNVRYSRSSGSVVDEPFFGGGLDWRFREHYHVRPYAVADIGVGSLKVKANGFDDSGTSYILGGGADIPITSRFAGRVEFDYQHIKISGGAGPDLTFTPYSINFGVVYRIK; this is encoded by the coding sequence ATGCAACTTCGCATTAAGTTTGCTGTACTGGCCGTGGCACTCACTCTTGCTGGTTCCTCTTTCCAGGCAAAGGCGCAGGCCATCCCCACCGCGCAGAAGCGCGGAGACGTGGATGCCTTCTTTCTCTATGGGCGCGCCAATACTGATTACGGTCCGGTGAAAAACAATGTTTACACCTTCGGTGTGGACTACATGTTCCGTCCGATACGGTTTGGTCAGCCGGGCGTCAACGTGCGCTATTCCCGCTCATCAGGATCTGTCGTGGACGAACCATTCTTCGGCGGTGGACTGGATTGGCGGTTCCGCGAGCACTATCATGTCCGTCCCTACGCAGTGGCCGACATAGGCGTAGGCAGTCTGAAGGTCAAAGCCAACGGCTTTGATGATTCCGGCACTTCCTACATCCTGGGTGGCGGCGCGGACATCCCGATTACGTCGCGCTTTGCTGGCCGTGTTGAGTTTGACTACCAGCACATCAAGATTTCCGGTGGTGCTGGCCCCGACCTGACCTTTACGCCCTACAGCATCAACTTCGGCGTCGTCTACCGGATCAAGTAA